The DNA segment GTGCTTAGATTTCGACAAATTTTATCGAATGTCCTATCGCTgatctttaatatattttcttttaaaattgttttacttaaaaacatttcatatatagtcaaggggccctattccgtttACGGGAGCGAATATACTTCTCAAAGATAGCAATTTGTTTGTGCTTTGATAGCCGATAAGTGTTAACAATGAATAGGgtttttttacttacttttaCCTACACTGCTACCGAACCTGTAGTTCGAATTCGTCCCTCGactacctacataaaatataaataacttcctatataaaaataatttacctaatCTTTGAAGTGGAGAGGAatacaatttgaataaaatacgtTAATTATACGCCTTTTGTATATAGTcaggttataatatatttcttggaTGCCTTATATGACGATTAATATTGCTTGAATTAGATTGAAAACTTGTATGTATTCTGTGCCCAAATCACAAAATTCTATCCCCTTactcataaacgttatttatacaaggacggaacattgctgtgataacaagtctatgaataaggggattagTCTACGGGTTATAttagtaatcatttttaatgtgacgttaaatagcttttaataaTTGTTCATGTTGTGATACAAATGTATCCATTCATTTCAAATGTGTTCGTTACTAAAATAATCAATACCTACTTACCTCATTCATTTTCGCCAGTGACCAAGTCcttattaatatacatagatgttttaatttgtatgaataaaatatgtttgtacaattatttttatttatttaaaaccatatACCGACAATATGTATCCAGTTACATATTCATAATTCTGATGAGTGATGACAATGGAGCTTTGAGATATGTTGACACGACTGTCTTGCAAACAATGACTACAGAAAGACATTCGTCTTTGtcaagtttatttatatgaGAATTAGGAAAACTATAGCACTATAGTATGTACGGCATTTGTTGATTTAAAATTGGTATTACAAAAGCaacaaataaaactacaattgGATATTTTTAGTTCTTATTTCAAAAGTAACATCTTACAAAATTAATGAGTACAACAACCATATTCTAGAGGTCACAAAAAATAGGATTTGAAAATATACTGTTTGTACGGACATTTAAATTCGTGCTCTCCTGCAATGCTGTCTTTTAGATCAACTAAATCATAGACATTTGAACTACATTTTTATCTATGGCATAATGTTGATGAAGTTATAACTACTTATAATAATCATCACAgattataaactataatatcttATGCTTTcaatttttgtacaaaaaataaacatagcgCAGTTGCTTCGCACGCCGTTTGTAACACGAAATTCGCATGCACATATAATGAAAGATATCGAGATTCTAAACATCGGTAGTCTTATCATATGAGACTACGGCATAACATTGATGTGGGAAAATAACTGCAGACTTTTATGATACAAAAGAGTTAAATCTTAAAAGATAAGACTATGCATAAGCAactatgttaaaatttaaagtgaGCAACTTCTTCTTAATAAACATCACAGATTTTTAGATAACGAACTCTTTATCGATCACCACGACAGATGATCATTTTTAGCATTCGTTTATGTAACTAATTACACAAACTTgcgaaaagaaaaaacaaaaagttaacatattataatgaaaaaaaaaaaaaaaactcaaactTCTGCGCctaattctaaataaacaataacataagtACACCAGAACGATGTTAATATGCGTCAAAATCAATGGTTCTTATGCAACCGGTAACAATTATGCATGTTCAAGCATCTGAATCTTAAAATTAACactaaaattattctaaaatacttGTCGAAATAAACGCAGTCTTGTAATGAAGAGGTCTAAAAATAAAGGTGATTTTCTATTCCTAAAAATAGGAACAAATTCGGTTCAAAACGTCAGCTCAACCAGAGTCAGTTTAAAACGACTCGCGGCATAAGCACCAATGATACACATAAACACACACTCTTGTTGCACAATCATGACCGTGCATCCAAACAACAGTACAACCTAACCGCCTTCAGGCCGCAACTTACTGCAACAAAATTTAGCAAACAACCACCGATTCGATAACGATATATCGTCAATCGTACAACAATCGGTAATCATTATGTTTTCCAAGTTACACATTGTAACTTtatcaaacaattaaaattaacaaggCTGCATTCTACACATAATCAGTTATACAGTTGTGAGGATGCACATTAAAACTATTCACTGTTGCAGTCCACTTGTAATACCAATCTTGTCTTTTACCACTCCTCCTCGGGCTCCTGGCCTTGTTCCACTGTCGTCGTAGTCGCCGTGTTAAAGTtctgcaaagaaaaaaaaaactttacagttttaatttaataatttttatatgcaacATAGAggtataatattgaatattaacatGACACGGTATTagattttattagcattttgggCTGATATTTGGAAATCTTCCTGTCTCGAATAACTTGCAGCTGCTTTACTTATTTCAACTATAATCTAGCAGTTCTCGGgaatttttgaattaaaataaacttaataagcACGCAACATCGCCAAGGCAGCACGCACCAGAGCGATCACTTTGAATGTACGTATGTGCATTCAAAGTGATCGCTTCTGTAGTGCGcccaaattaaactatttttttttatttataacacagtcaaataaatatcttattttgaaacaggtaaataaagttttacattGGACCATTACCTCATCCTCCGATTTCTATAGGTTGCATGTGAAAATAAACATCCAGTGTAAGATTAGATAGCCAAACCAGAATTAACATGTTTGTGAcattgtaaatatgtattatccAAATaggaaatttatttgaaaattgtcCTCTTTAGCAAATACAggattataaaattagtaaatctacaataaaattttatttattaataatattcttactCTTATATCACTGCCACCATATTTGTTGCCCTTATATGTGGCAGTGCCACCTCCGTGTAAGAAATCTGGCACTGATTGGTCAGCTTGCCTTAGGATCTTCGCCAAATCAGCTACAAGGGCCACATCctgtaaatattacaaaataatttaaaaatgggatataaatattataaaactatagagGACATAGCAGCGATACAATAGTAGGGCATACTCAAGGGCACTCCTCTGTACCTCCTGGggacctctgacttctaaactTATGTATGgattcttagtgaattatcaGTTGCTTtaagtgaagaaaaatattgtatggaaacctgtatacctgaatTTTGTATATGGATATGTGACGTATGCCACTAGGCAAATTTGATAGACTGAGGTCTAATCGTAAGACTAAACCGAGGAGACTCATACCCAGCAGTGGcacaatatacaaatatagggctgatattattattattatattactagaggtcataaatgtaaatcatatataaattataattaatcaactATAATTATACATACTTGGTCAGTATCAAAGAAGGAAACTGCCTTTCCTCTGTTTCCGACACGACCGGTCCTGCCGATTCTGTGTACATATTCATCAATACTTTTTGGAAGGTCATAGTTGACAACAATGTCGACATTCTTAATATCTGAAACAAcacaattgtaaataaatatatagaaaattataatataagcatGTATTGTTAATGTCATGTATATGACTTGCACTACCACAAAGATGATTTTTATTTAGGGAGTGGCTTATTACTCTCATCATTGCGTTAAATACAATAATGCGagattaaattagttttaattcaataaattaccTAATCCCCTAGCCGCAACAGCGGTTGCGACCAATATAAAGTGCTTGCCGCTCTTGAAATTGTGCAGTGCCTCTTCCCTTTCTCGCTGCATCCTGTCTCCGTGTATAGAAGATGTAAGCATTTGTTGTTCAGATAACATGGCAGCTATAAAGTCAGCATTTCGCTTTGTCTCCACAAATACCAGTATGCGTTTTCCATCTGTAACAACAAATGcaatgtttttatagcaaacaaatgctgtgtatttttaatattaaaatattggacttaagaaatattttcaaacctagtaggtaatatttttttttaaatcaattactaTAATGTATACATTGTAAACTATTGCTTTTGATTATCCTTGTCCCTTTGATCCAAAACTATTTCTGGCAATTTGTTGAAGAACCTAAAATCAATCTTACCATTTTCTTCAATTAGTTGTTTGAGTGCGTTCCGTTTCTCATACTTGGTAACCTCGTGGAATATTTGTTCGACGTCTGTGCTGGCGCCGCCGACGATACCAACCGCGACAAACAGATAGTTGTTCAAAAATCTCCCGGCCAAGTGTTGTATATCCTCGGGGAATGTTGCAGAGAACATGAGCGTTTGACGCTCGCCCTGttggtatttaaaacaaaccaACTAAATAcctgtcataataatattaagaatgatcataataaataacatcaaaatatgtTAGTGGTTTCAAATTCGCACTCTTATCACAACTAAAATGaccttgaaataatattatttttggaaacTAAATCAGAAAATACTATTGAGGGTTGGTTTGCAGCTAAACCAGGATGTACATAAATTTTGAGATAGATTACTTTAGTTCTAAATTTGCAAAATTAGGCTATATAATTAAGGGTTGGTATGATATAAAGAAACAAGCAAATAGATCGAATGATTGATTAAAATCAAATAGACTATTGCCTATGCACATTCCCATAGAAAAAGTAAGAAATGTTTCttcaagaaagaaagaagaggaaattatttaattagactTCAGGCGGTCTCAGGTGGCCCACAGGGTTTTATGATTGATTAAACtctttgtataatattagtcaTGAAAGATAATCTTATCAAGACTTATGATAATATATGATATCACAAAAAGGTTATTTACCTTACAAAATTCAACATTCTTTAAACACAATATGCAAATACGAAAATATGGCTTTAATGTTGATGGGCGAACAAGGTGGAATATATTATACGAATTAATTAgcttgtgttttatttttatgatgaatACATTAAACGTAGGCCTCTTATAACAAGTCGGTCTGAAATCTTAAAGGGATATGTTCGGCAATGGACTCCTTGTGGCTATGATGATACTTATCTACCCCATCCTATACATGACAATGATAAAAAGAACATTAAAGTTATATTAAGACAAAGCCATAACTCACGCTCGGTACCATGGTGGGGTGTTCCATCATTTTCTCAACACTGGGCATAAACCCCATGTCGAGCATACGGTCAGCCTCATCTAGGACCACGAAACGAATGCTGTCAAACGAGACGCGGTTACGGTCCACAAAGTCGTGCAGACGGCCCGGAGTCGCCACCAGGATGTGACAGCCTCTCTGTAAATAAAAGTGGCGATTGGCGTATCCTTAATAACTGATAACCTTGACCTTTGTGTTCACTACGATTCAGCTAAGTTCtacatgtttaaatatattatactaaatcaATTGGATAATTTATTCCGAAACTTACCCAACCAAAAATCtacctaaattatttatacataacatcacgcattttatccccgaaggggtatgcagaggcgcaactagggcacccacttttcgccaagtatgttccgtcccatgtgatagggggcgagcctatcgccatatcgggcacaaattccagactccgggctgatactgagcagaaaaacccaaatatcactttgcccgacccgggattcgaacccaggacctcagagcgctattgtaccggacgtgcaatacaactacgccaccgaggcagtcaggcagtaaattatttatatttaatgcttAATTGATCCAAATGTGATAACTATATTGTTCAGCACAATACCCCAAGACCTCATTATAActgacacaaaaaatatatgtggatgtgtaaaaaatgtgtgtgtaaaTATAATCCACACAATTTTTTATCCTTAAAAATCCAGCTGTAACATATAACAATCCACAAATGTTTAAAAGTTTTTGTTACATATTGGAATAACTTGTGTTTGTGTTTAATTCAAAAAAATGCACTTACAGAAATATTGTCTCCTTGGTGGCGAACCGCCGTGCCACCGTACGCGACAGCGATTTTCAAAATAGATCCGTATGAGAATTTTCTTGCTTCATTGAATATTTGTAACGTTAGCTCACGAGTAGGCGAAACTATTATCACCTGAAATGTATTACAACATAATAAAGAGAAACACAAATATATAATCAATCTttgataatacaaaataaattaatgcattTGCGGAAACTAGCTTATGCAACTAATAGCTAATATACGCATGAATGAATGCAACATTATTgagttacataaatatatcattatgCATCCAAGTACTGCTTAAGTTGGGTATCATTTAATTGGGCATTGTTAAGCATGTTTGAAGCTTACTGTTACaccatttaaatttcaatattcaatatttatcatatcaGTCGTAATATTCTTAGCCAAGTTttcactttaattaattaagagCAGTATGTACAGttgctatttaaattattctatattgGATAACACTTACCTGCGGTTGCGCACAACCACTAGGTCCGACGATTAGTTCTCTAACATCTTGTAGGAGCATGTTTATTATTGGAAGTAAAAAGGCCGCCTGAGCAAAAGGAatggtaatatataataaattaaaaaaaatatcatctaaTTTATCTtgatttattaaagtatatatttaaataattatatcaaataaggcaaataaaaacaaagagaatttgtataatgtataaacCTTACCGTTTTTCCAGAACCAGTTTGTGCGCACCCCATCAAGTCGCGTCCAGCCATGATAATTGGAATGGCATATTTCTGTATGGGCGTAGGTTTCTTGTAGCCAGACTTTAGTATGTTTTCTAGCACATATTTTCTCAGGTTGGCGGTTTCGAAACTCTCTATGGGCATAGGGGGATTTTCTCCACTGACCTAAAAATATGACATGTTTACCATACACACCTATAGTTAGGAATGAAATAGGaactaaaatatactataacacTGAGTTATGCAGAAATAACCCAATCCGCAACTGGATCACTTTTGCACAATTGGGTCCAACTGGCCATCACTTACTTTAACAGCAATATGGTCGAATTTGTCAAAGTTTATTCCCGAGCTGATGGAGCTGCTGAATATCTCCGTTTCGTTTTCCGTGGGCTCTGGCGGCACGTACGTGACGGGGGCCTTCTTCTCTCCCTCCTCGCCCATTTCGTTATCTGCATCGCCTCCTCCCCCTCCTCCACCGGCGCCGCCACCCCTACCACCGCCACGACCACCCCGTCCTCTACCCCGACCGCGCTCGCCACGGTCGCGATCGCCACGATCTCTGTCGTCGTGGTAATCACCTTTGTGGAACAGATGtcaaatttaagtattattggCTCAATGACCTCATGCAGGACTACTAGATGCTGCGATGACGAGGTGCGTAGTTCGTCGCGCGAGGACAGAAATAAACGGTTAGGTGAAATGGGGAGCCCTATCACAAacaaggttgactggtagagaatgcctctggcattaagtccgcctttacaagttttgtatgaagtgcaataaataaaataatcatcatGTAAACTCCCCGAAGTGTGGTTACACTTCTAACACAAATAGTAACTAGCGCACCCACACAAAGGTGCCTTTGCCCAAACCGATATACCCAgctctaatatttttatcatattatacttTCTAACAGCAGTTTCaagttagtttatttaaatacttgtgAAACGCGAACGGCGTTGAAAACCATTACTGATTCACAAGTGGTTGATATCTACAAAGCACTATTTTAGAGAGTAACATcattgaaaaagaaaacaaaaagcgTCGCAGTAAATGACCACTTAACCACACATGTCCTTAAGTGTTAACATAAGAGTATATGAGAATGTTTGAAATCGATTGAACTAATCATTCTATCAGAGTTATTTCTTTGTTCAAGTACAACTTAAcagtaagataaaaataatttcaaaataaaaacctaataataaaattttgacatttttaaatatttgtcatttattttctttcctTGTGTCAGATTGTTTATGCAAAaacatttatagtataatttccAAGTAAATTATAGTctggaaaaaaaaacttcaacaactcaaaaatcaaaatctaaacaaGTTTTTGTCAAGTGGACATTTTCGGAACCCgacgatataaaataaaaagaatgatcccttattaatttttaacataagaaataacacctagttacatataaatactTCTGAGTCAGATTTCAACAGATTAAAATACTACATTaccacaaattataataaatgtatccataaattaataatacggGCTAAAACAGCAGGCGAAGTTTAAGCCTTTTAACATTGCCTACCTCTCAACGGGCAAAATGGCGTAGAGTTACctcatgtaacattttaatattcaccATTAGTTTCGTGATCACCGCGCGGCTCCCGCGATCCTCCGCGCCCGCCACGGCCGCCGCGGCCTCCCCGGCCTCCGCCTCGGCCGCCGCGCCCTCTTCTATCGCCGAAACCGTTGCTTCCTTTGTCCATATCTACAACAAAATACACATTATTActgtttgcatttttatatacatctaATGGAactcattacaaaaataattattctcatCCTATTTGATTGTGGGTTCTCTTCGGCCTCTTCGATGTTCAAGGTCGTAtgacaatgaaattaaaaatagaaccaTTTCAAACTataggaaattaaattaaaaaataattatttaaatcggcTAAATAATTATCGCtaaaggtaaaaaataatacgaagaATAGATAAAATCCTTGGGAGCctgtttaaaatagttattaaaaaaaataatctagaaCTTAACCACACAGTTCTATTATGAttagtaagtacataatattgttctCGGGCAGTCGTCGGGCATCGCCACATCTGCAAATTATTATCAGCTTAAACGCTTCCATTCCATCATGCATAATTTAccaggaaattaaaataaaatcttaataacgAAACCAGAGAAAAACTTAAACAATAGAAATGTGAGACCATGAGCTAAATCATCACagattcattaatattaattgatgtaaaataaaaatcaatactgCCTCAATCCAGTCGCAGCATGTAGCAATTGTATTATGTTTCTCACACTTGTTCTGAATATGCCAGTCAGTGACCATTGATAAGCAATACTTATGTcaacaatttattgtaattgtagACTTTTGTTTGCAGTTTCAAATACCCAATATTTGTATACACAATCAAAAACCTATACAATTgaatacctatataaataaaaatactgaatgATCTAATGTAGTTTTATCAGTAGTTTGTGTTGAGAATCTACAGTTTTAATAAAAGGAATGTGAAAGCTAATaggttatttcaaattattgcaCAGATTCTGGAAGTCTgcaaaaacaacaacaaacacaACACTATTTGCATGTTAACAATATTTGGGATTTGTATGAAGATTGCATTAATAATTCttcaacaaataaatcaatttatactATAGACATAAATCTTTAGATATATTATAGTCTAATGTGTTATAATGTATAGAATTTACCATCATCATTGAATGAAGGGAATCCCCTTCCTCTGGATAAACTGTGGCCCTCATCAACTTCATCATATTTGTTGTTTATggctggtggtggtggtggagCTACCacctgcaataaaaaaaatttgcaatCTCAGACATAAGTAAAAGGAAATGtctacattttacattattgtacataaagtttacaaaaaaagCAGTCTTAAATAAACTGGATTTATCAAATGTTAAAAGatggaattattttatacattaacaaTAGACAGGGACCCGTTAAGGGCCCTTGAAACAATGATAAAATCTAGCCTTATTCATAggtgttatttatctaaggatggagcattgctttgatgacaagtctgtttctcagctttgtttatgtcagccaactagattcaaattgtatctcaatattagccaatcacaacggccctatgtctacgcactgcaaaggctgccatggtgtcagcactgagaaacagatttgttttGAATagaaatgtctatgaataagggggtaaatgtctagtaaatatttacaaaaacataatttatgataCTCACAACATCAGGAGAGTCATCCCAATCGTCATCCATTTTCTGTAATTAAGAAACAACAAATGGCATTTGAATACAATGGTACATGGCTTAACAACACAATTTCTAATTACTAATATGACTTGACACATAAGGCAATCTGTTTTAAATAAGAGGAAAGtagatttcaataattattagttaatagGGGAAAACAGAATATTTCAgaatcaaaattatgttttatcaaGTTACCTCATTTTGAGGTAActttaaacaatacaaataattttgaaaattttttgtTCAGTAAAATAAACTTTCTACGCACTTGTTTCACTATTTCTGAATAaccactaatatttaaatataatataggttgGCCAAATAAAAAGATCTAGCAAACAAATAAATGGTACGCAAAAGAGTGCATTAAGCATTAACCGTCTTATACTTTAAATGgtgaataaattttacttgAACATTGTGAAACAGGCGCTAAGTTGCAGTTATTCATCTCAGAAAACTTATCTATCTTGTGATGGGACAGTCCACTCTTATTGAAACATCAATcaactttatattttgtcaattatgGAAGCTAGCTAGCAATGAGAATTATATCTAAcacataattgaaaaatagaGAAACtagattattaattaatatccaatCAATGGGCAGCCCAATGGTGATTATGAATTTTGAACAGCATTTTGCAAACTACGGGACGTAAATATTTTGTGGGCTATGAAAAATAGGATTATACATCCACCAACTGGAGCTAGCCAATAATTAACActaaaagtaactaaaaatgATACTCAAACTacataaaataagaaacaaatacATCCTTTTTGTTACAACAGTATTTTTTGTACCTTAATTAAGTTCTAAAAAGACTATTATATGTCGAGGTAATGTTTCTATGAACAGTCTAACATTCATATATgcccttttttatttcatgtgtGTCGCATGATAAGTCCTACTTTTGTAGGACTGTGGTCAATCAACTCTGGGAGCTAATGATTTCGAAAATTATTAACGGAAAAATGGTTATGAAATTGTAGTGTCAGAGGCGACAGATATATatcattatgtaaattgtttttttataggatGAATGTACGCCCAttgaatttaaaagtatatcCTGAACTTACTAGTCCACTGAACATTGTACTATCAGCAACTGGCAGTATGAGGAATTGTAATTAGACATAATGGGTTTTGCAAGTCGTAAAAGCTAATATGTTGGACATCTTATTATAGTTATCAGTAGTGAAATCCTAATCGAGCGTACCTATTCACGTCGTAGGTAAAATTGTGTAGACGGCACTGGGTACctccataaattaaaaatcaaggAAACAAATGAACTCTCTTGAGAACATAGATACATCTTTTGAtgtcatattaataatacaatactcAGTGAATATAATCTGCATAGTCATGTCAGAATATGAgagtacctactacctacccacttaaaaatattaaatcaattagaTACTCATATGGAAAtgttttaaact comes from the Manduca sexta isolate Smith_Timp_Sample1 chromosome 16, JHU_Msex_v1.0, whole genome shotgun sequence genome and includes:
- the LOC115447761 gene encoding ATP-dependent RNA helicase vasa: MDDDWDDSPDVVVAPPPPPAINNKYDEVDEGHSLSRGRGFPSFNDDDMDKGSNGFGDRRGRGGRGGGRGGRGGRGGRGGSREPRGDHETNGDYHDDRDRGDRDRGERGRGRGRGGRGGGRGGGAGGGGGGGDADNEMGEEGEKKAPVTYVPPEPTENETEIFSSSISSGINFDKFDHIAVKVSGENPPMPIESFETANLRKYVLENILKSGYKKPTPIQKYAIPIIMAGRDLMGCAQTGSGKTAAFLLPIINMLLQDVRELIVGPSGCAQPQVIIVSPTRELTLQIFNEARKFSYGSILKIAVAYGGTAVRHQGDNISRGCHILVATPGRLHDFVDRNRVSFDSIRFVVLDEADRMLDMGFMPSVEKMMEHPTMVPSGERQTLMFSATFPEDIQHLAGRFLNNYLFVAVGIVGGASTDVEQIFHEVTKYEKRNALKQLIEENDGKRILVFVETKRNADFIAAMLSEQQMLTSSIHGDRMQREREEALHNFKSGKHFILVATAVAARGLDIKNVDIVVNYDLPKSIDEYVHRIGRTGRVGNRGKAVSFFDTDQDVALVADLAKILRQADQSVPDFLHGGGTATYKGNKYGGSDIRNFNTATTTTVEQGQEPEEEW